From the Thermosynechococcus sp. genome, the window GAGATAAATCGCCGCATACCAGAGCAAGACAAACTGACTTAGACTCCCAAACGCCGGCAGGGGAAAAGGCACGCCGTAGGCTTGGCACGCGTTGCGGATATAAGCAAGGGTACTGATCATGGCCAGCACCACATCGAAAAATCCCCCCGGCAGCAGCAGACTAGCCACCATCTGTGTGGTTAACCAAGACCATGCCGACGTGTCTTGAGGGCCAAGAGCTGCCCCGAGGCTCTGTTCAACTTGACTGGCTTGGTGGAGAATTCGTAGAGCACGGGCTTGAGGAGCCTCCCGTTGTAGCCACTGTTGCAGCAGCTGTCGCAGTTCTGGAATTCCCTGACCCGTTGTGCTGCTCACGGCAATACCTTCAGCCATGGGTGGGTAGAGATCCGCCTTGGCGAGAATGAGCTTGTGGGGAATCCTAAGGGTGCGCAGGCGATCGCGGGCTTGGCATTCGACGGGGGTGAAGCTGTCTTGGGTCACAAAAAGGACAAGATCGGCAGTTTCCACTGCTGCCCACGTCATGGCTGCCCGTTCGCTCCCCGCCACTTCATCCAGCCCGGGAGTATCTGTGAGATCAACGATTTGATCTTGACAGTGCCAGCGAACGGTGCGCGGCCATTGGGTGGTGCCATGAATAGCGCCCACGGGAAAAATGGCTTCGCCATAGAGGGCATTCAAAAGCGCAGACTTGCCCCGGCCCACTTGGCCAAGGACAACAATGTGCCATGCCTTCTGGTGCAGCCGATCGCGCAACCCATAGAGAGTCTGCCAGTGGGTGGCCAGATGCGGGTGATGCACCTGATGCCAGGCGAGGAGTTCCTCTAGACATTTGGCCGTTGCGTCTAGGCTGGGGAGGCTACTCACGGCGAAAGAGCGACCAATTGGAGGCCACCACTAAACCCACAGCAGCAATTAAGAGGACAGGTAAGGGAATCAGCCACTGCCGTAGGTACAATACGACTTCGCTGAGCAGAAACAAAATAATAAAGCTGGCGATCGCAATCTCCATAGGCTAGGGACGGCGGGTGGAGTCTTCTAAAAAGAAGGCTTTTTCGCCATTGGGCAATGTGGCATCCCGGAATGTTTTCACCTGTGCCAAGCGATCGCGCCCCCCTAGAATCGCATCTACCAAGTGTGCCCCCACAAGAATTGCTCCATCCAAGCGCGTGATGAGAACACTGGCGCCCGTGAGTTTGGCATTTGTGAGATTGGCTTTCGTTAAATCAGCATTGTTAAGGATAGCGCCACTTAGGTCAGCACCCATCAGGTTGGCACCGCGCAGATTGGCAGCGTTGAGGTTAGCTCCCCGCAGATCGGCTCCCTGGAGATTCCATCCCCGCAAATGGGCATAGCTCAGATCGCACTTGGGGCAGCTACCCGTGCGCCGCAGTTGTTCTAAATCAGCGGGATTGGTAGCCCAAGCCGGAGCAACTAAAAGGAGCAATAAAAAGACCAAAGCACCCTTAGCGGCCATTACAACTTCCCAAGAGCATCTAATCTATAGGTTACAAGTCAGATAGACTTCACAATACTTCTCTACAGTCTTCTTGCCCACTTATTTTACAGGATGAAGCAAGAGAGCACTAGTTACTGGTGCAACCCTCCTCACTAGCTTTCCAACTATATCTACCCACACCCCGGCATCGTCCGGCCCGCGGTGGGTGAGCGTATCCGCTATGCGGCGGGCGGTATCGCCAAGTGACTCGCCGATTGGGGCGGGCGCCCAAAATCCACTCAGGCCGCACATGACCTCGCCCTCTTCAAACCCGCCTGTGCCGCCAACGGCGAGCCCACCGGAGCACCCTGCTAGGCACCAACGAGAGCGGCCACAGTGATGCTGCCACCATGTAGCGCTTCGCCGTCCAAGCTAACTGCCGTATGGCCGCGACGCCAACGTAATCAGCGTTCATCGCGAAACCGGCTGCCGTAAAGAATGCAATACGCTCAAATAAGAGAGCCACGCCCTTGCGCTGCCTATCCGGCAACCCAGGTTTCACCAGCAACGAGGCAAGAAACCGCAGTGACCCTGGTGGCTCGGACTCACGCAAACGGTCGGTTCTGTTGACCGCCTCCTGGTTATAGACGGCCGTAACGATCTCCGCATGAGCCACGGG encodes:
- a CDS encoding Era-like GTP-binding protein, whose protein sequence is MSSLPSLDATAKCLEELLAWHQVHHPHLATHWQTLYGLRDRLHQKAWHIVVLGQVGRGKSALLNALYGEAIFPVGAIHGTTQWPRTVRWHCQDQIVDLTDTPGLDEVAGSERAAMTWAAVETADLVLFVTQDSFTPVECQARDRLRTLRIPHKLILAKADLYPPMAEGIAVSSTTGQGIPELRQLLQQWLQREAPQARALRILHQASQVEQSLGAALGPQDTSAWSWLTTQMVASLLLPGGFFDVVLAMISTLAYIRNACQAYGVPFPLPAFGSLSQFVLLWYAAIYLASWPGLTFGTELWGVNTNVVLQGGVILWGYQQIRRRLDPYLQQGYQWGHHGPQRLLQQLTQTRAKVTASG
- a CDS encoding pentapeptide repeat-containing protein, whose translation is MAAKGALVFLLLLLVAPAWATNPADLEQLRRTGSCPKCDLSYAHLRGWNLQGADLRGANLNAANLRGANLMGADLSGAILNNADLTKANLTNAKLTGASVLITRLDGAILVGAHLVDAILGGRDRLAQVKTFRDATLPNGEKAFFLEDSTRRP